A single Xiphias gladius isolate SHS-SW01 ecotype Sanya breed wild chromosome 18, ASM1685928v1, whole genome shotgun sequence DNA region contains:
- the prdm16 gene encoding histone-lysine N-methyltransferase PRDM16 isoform X8: MGNVKFALDTGPDATSNSWLKYVRSAASFEEQNLTACHLTGDQIYYKAVRDIEAGEELLVYMKDGIFPEGSMAPNLQDEQMYRCEDCDELFSSTLELRRHQKYSCSSAGSIFDPLREDFKQEREDSDEPVHECKDCEKIFPNEYSLGQHMIVHTEEREYKCDQCPKAFNWKSNLIRHQMSHDSGKRFECENCDKVFTDPSNLQRHIRSQHVGARAHTCPECGKTFATSSGLKQHKHIHSSVKPFICEVCHKSYTQFSNLCRHKRMHADCRTQIKCKDCGQLFSTTSSLNKHRRFCEGKNHYGSPAGMFNPGIPMSSSPILAKAKSHHPHLPGLNQSGLGFTDYFPSRPHPHAGLPFSPGPHGFPSLPHGFPGIFPPSLYPRPPLLPASPLIKSPLGGSSQEVKLPRSPLDAPPLSLVSSTNSNGGNGLSQVEDKEKENKLDLSCSGEAKPKSKMADMSDGSDLEDINTTSGTDLDTTTGTASGDGSDLESDGESERERSGKRRKPSGAISSQEGHQLEDTNSALIAAVSSSGNLTIDRPFISSATSQHSFFPPPDEQALPPTTTNANAATTDSIKAIASIAEKYFGPGLIGLHQEKKMGPLPYHSMFPFQFLPNFHNSLYPFSADRGALNPSMFFKAEPKSPREQLHKIVSGAPGAPVSTAESPFDLTTKPKETKLALPTPTNPSNPNSSTGSSSGPLAISSGEEQPLDLSIGSRSRGGHNGVAAEPQNRKNNIYGVGKGVSIKDETPAGFPQPHSQSLHQSSIPQHQQPQAQPHQPPPLHYAKPSAFFMDPIYRVEKRKLLDPVGALKEKFLRPSPPLFHPQMSAMETMTEKLESFGALKLDPPPNSLQHSAHPLFNFRSPPPSLSDAILRKGKERYACRYCGKIFPRSANLTRHLRTHTGEQPYRCKYCDRSFSISSNLQRHVRNIHNKEKPFKCHLCNRCFGQQTNLDRHLKKHEHENIPVSQQSGMLSNLGTTISSPNSEPDNHALLDEKEDSYFSEIRNFISNSEMNQASSSMDKRSDQAEEERPPSHSLSNSKLGLQGLEEEEEEVEGDDEEEEEGSLTEKSHDEAPESPSPVTTGVYEEDEEEEETETAPLAMSYEHTRRCIEEEGSLLDLEGLPSFPKSLDGLRKAASDEQPFDVKDIFNTSLESEALKETLYRQAKTQAYAMMLSLSENNPLHAPSQNSLDAWLSMGGGPSETSSFHPLNHI; the protein is encoded by the exons ATGGGCAACGTCAAGTTTGCGCTGGACACAGGCCCAGACGCCACAAGCAACAGCTGGCTAAAATACGTCCGCTCTGCCGCGTCATTTGAGGAGCAGAACCTCACTGCCTGTCACCTCACCGGAGACCAG ATTTATTATAAAGCTGTGCGGGACATTGAAGCAGGGGAGGAGCTTTTAGTGTATATGAAGGACGGTATTTTCCCCGAGGGATCCATGGCACCCAACCTACAAG acGAGCAGATGTACCGCTGTGAAGACTGTGATGAGCTGTTCTCCTCAACGCTTGAGCTACGGCGGCACCAGAAGTATTCGTGCTCCAGTGCCGGCTCTATCTTTGACCCACTGAGAGAGGACTTCAAGCAGGAGCGTGAGGACAGCGATGAGCCCGTCCACGAGTGTAAAGACTGTGAGAAGATCTTCCCAAACGAGTACAG TCTGGGCCAACACATGATAGTCCATACAGAGGAGAGGGAATACAAGTGTGACCAGTGCCCCAAAGCCTTCAACTGGAAGTCCAACCTCATCCGCCACCAGATGTCACATGACAGTGGCAAGCGCTTTGAGTGTGAAAACTGTGATAAG GTGTTCACAGATCCCAGCAACCTTCAGCGCCACATCCGCTCCCAACACGTGGGGGCACGTGCTCACACATGTCCTGAGTGTGGCAAGACATTTGCCACCTCATCAGGCCTCAAGCAGCATAAGCACATCCACAGCAGTGTCAAACCCTTTATCT GCGAGGTGTGCCACAAATCCTACACCCAGTTCTCCAACCTCTGCCGACACAAGCGTATGCATGCTGACTGCCGCACCCAGATCAAGTGTAAGGACTGTGGGCAGTTGTTCAGCACTACCTCCTCCCTCAACAAGCACCGCCGCTTCTGTGAGGGCAAAAACCATTATGGCTCTCCTGCAGGGATGTTCAACCCTGGCATCCCCATGAGCTCCAGCCCCATCTTGGCCAAGGCCAAGTCCCATCATCCCCACCTTCCAGGTCTAAACCAGTCAGGTTTAGGATTCACTGACTACTTTCCCTCCCGACCTCACCCTCATGCTGGCTTGCCCTTCTCCCCAGGACCCCATGGTTTCCCATCCCTCCCACATGGTTTCCCAGGTATCTTCCCCCCATCACTGTATCCACGACCACCTTTATTGCCGGCCAGTCCATTGATAAAGAGTCCGCTAGGCGGCAGCAGTCAGGAGGTGAAGCTGCCTCGGAGTCCCCTAGATGCACCTCCACTGTCCCTGGTTAGCTCGACAAACAGCAATGGAGGTAACGGTTTGAGTCAGGtggaagacaaagagaaagagaacaaactGGATTTGTCTTGTAGTGGAGAAGCAAAGCCAAAATCCAAAATGGCAGACATGTCTGATGGAAGTGATCTTGAAGACATTAATACCACAAGTGGGACAGATTTAGACACCACCACTGGAACTGCTTCAGGTGATGGTTCTGACCTGGAGAGCGATGGAGAGAGTGAACGAGAGCGAAGTGGTAAAAGAAGGAAACCATCTGGGGCCATTTCAAGTCAAGAAGGCCACCAGTTAGAAGACACGAACAGTGCGTTGATAGCAGCCGTGTCTAGTTCGGGGAACCTCACCATTGATCGTCCATTTATCTCTTCTGCAACATCCCAGCActccttcttccctccaccTGATGAGCAAGCCctcccacccaccaccacaaatGCCAATGCAGCCACCACAGATTCCATCAAAGCTATCGCTTCTATTGCAGAGAAATATTTTGGTCCAGGTTTGATTGGTCTTCATCAGGAGAAGAAAATGGGTCCATTGCCCTACCATTCCATGTTTCCCTTCCAGTTCTTGCCAAACTTCCACAACTCCCTCTATCCCTTCAGCGCTGATCGAGGCGCCCTCAATCCTAGCATGTTCTTTAAGGCAGAGCCCAAGTCACCTCGGGAGCAGCTGCACAAGATAGTTTCAGGTGCCCCAGGGGCTCCTGTTTCCACAGCAGAGTCACCATTTGATCTCACCACAAAACCCAAGGAGACCAAGTTAGCTCTTCCCACCCCAACAAATCCCTCAAACCCCAACAGTAGTACTGGGAGCAGTAGTGGACCTTTAGCAATATCTAGCGGTGAGGAGCAGCCATTGGACCTCAGCATTGGCAGCCGTAGCCGAGGTGGTCATAATGGTGTGGCAGCTGAGCCACAAAATCGAAAGAACAACATCTATGGAGTTGGAAAGGGGGTCTCCATCAAGGACGAAACCCCAGCTGGGTTTCCACAGCCCCACTCCCAGTCATTGCACCAATCCTCCATCCCCCAGCACCAGCAGCCCCAGGCACAGCCACACCAGCCACCACCCCTGCACTATGCCAAGCCCTCAGCATTCTTCATGGACCCCATATACAG GGTGGAGAAGAGGAAGCTACTTGACCCCGTAGGTGCTCTGAAGGAAAAGTTCCTCAGGCCCTCACCACCACTCTTTCATCCACAG atgtCAGCCATGGAGACCATGACAGAGAAGCTGGAGAGCTTTGGCGCTCTAAAACTTGACCCGCCGCCCAATTCGCTGCAACACTCAGCTCATCCGCTGTTCAACTTCCGCTCACCCCCACCTTCCCTCTCAGACGCCATCCTCCGCAAGGGCAAGGAGCGCTACGCCTGCAG GTACTGTGGGAAAATCTTCCCTCGTTCGGCAAACCTCACCAGACACTTGCGGACTCACACGGGGGAACAACCCTACAG GTGTAAATACTGTGACCGCTCATTCAGCATCTCATCCAATCTTCAACGCCACGTTCGCAACATCCATAACAAGGAGAAACCCTTCAAGTGTCACTTGTGCAACCGCTGCTTTGGTCAGCAAACCAACCTCGACCGCCATCTCAAGAAGCACGAGCATGAGAACATTCCTG TGAGCCAACAGTCCGGGATGCTTTCCAACCTAGGAACCACCATCTCCTCGCCAAACTCCGAGCCAGACAATCATGCACTTTTAGATGAGAAGGAGGACTCGTACTTCTCAGAAATCCGCAACTTCATTTCAAACAGTGAGATGAACCAGGCCTCCAGCTCCATGGAtaagag ATCAGACCAGGCGGAGGAGGAGCGCCCACCAAGCCACAGTTTGTCCAACTCCAAGCTAGGGCTCCAGgggctggaggaagaggaagaggaagtggaaggcgatgatgaggaggaggaggaaggcagcCTGACAGAGAAGTCTCATGATGAGGCGCCTGAGTCCCCGTCTCCCGTCACAACAGGAGTGTAtgaagaggacgaggaagaggaggagacagagacagctcCATTGGCTATGAGCTATGAACACACTCGCAG GTGTATAGAGGAGGAGGGCTCTCTTTTGGACTTGGAGGGCCTGCCCAGCTTTCCCAAGAGCCTGGATGGGTTACGTAAAGCAGCCAGTGACGAGCAACCTTTTGACGTTAAAGACATATTTAACACTTCACTAGAGTCGGAGGCACTGAAAGAGACATTGTACAGGCAGGCTAAAACCCAG GCTTATGCAATGATGCTGTCTCTCTCGGAGAACAACCCTTTGCACGCGCCCTCCCAGAACTCTCTGGACGCTTGGCTGAGCATGGGAGGCGGACCGTCTGAGACGAGCAGCTTTCACCCGCTCAACCACATCtag
- the prdm16 gene encoding histone-lysine N-methyltransferase PRDM16 isoform X1 — MGNVKFALDTGPDATSNSWLKYVRSAASFEEQNLTACHLTGDQIYYKAVRDIEAGEELLVYMKDGIFPEGSMAPNLQDEQMYRCEDCDELFSSTLELRRHQKYSCSSAGSIFDPLREDFKQEREDSDEPVHECKDCEKIFPNEYSLGQHMIVHTEEREYKCDQCPKAFNWKSNLIRHQMSHDSGKRFECENCDKVQHTQHVFTDPSNLQRHIRSQHVGARAHTCPECGKTFATSSGLKQHKHIHSSVKPFICPDGLRLFAPPGEVCHKSYTQFSNLCRHKRMHADCRTQIKCKDCGQLFSTTSSLNKHRRFCEGKNHYGSPAGMFNPGIPMSSSPILAKAKSHHPHLPGLNQSGLGFTDYFPSRPHPHAGLPFSPGPHGFPSLPHGFPGIFPPSLYPRPPLLPASPLIKSPLGGSSQEVKLPRSPLDAPPLSLVSSTNSNGGNGLSQVEDKEKENKLDLSCSGEAKPKSKMADMSDGSDLEDINTTSGTDLDTTTGTASGDGSDLESDGESERERSGKRRKPSGAISSQEGHQLEDTNSALIAAVSSSGNLTIDRPFISSATSQHSFFPPPDEQALPPTTTNANAATTDSIKAIASIAEKYFGPGLIGLHQEKKMGPLPYHSMFPFQFLPNFHNSLYPFSADRGALNPSMFFKAEPKSPREQLHKIVSGAPGAPVSTAESPFDLTTKPKETKLALPTPTNPSNPNSSTGSSSGPLAISSGEEQPLDLSIGSRSRGGHNGVAAEPQNRKNNIYGVGKGVSIKDETPAGFPQPHSQSLHQSSIPQHQQPQAQPHQPPPLHYAKPSAFFMDPIYSRVEKRKLLDPVGALKEKFLRPSPPLFHPQMSAMETMTEKLESFGALKLDPPPNSLQHSAHPLFNFRSPPPSLSDAILRKGKERYACRYCGKIFPRSANLTRHLRTHTGEQPYRCKYCDRSFSISSNLQRHVRNIHNKEKPFKCHLCNRCFGQQTNLDRHLKKHEHENIPVSQQSGMLSNLGTTISSPNSEPDNHALLDEKEDSYFSEIRNFISNSEMNQASSSMDKRSDQAEEERPPSHSLSNSKLGLQGLEEEEEEVEGDDEEEEEGSLTEKSHDEAPESPSPVTTGVYEEDEEEEETETAPLAMSYEHTRRCIEEEGSLLDLEGLPSFPKSLDGLRKAASDEQPFDVKDIFNTSLESEALKETLYRQAKTQAYAMMLSLSENNPLHAPSQNSLDAWLSMGGGPSETSSFHPLNHI, encoded by the exons ATGGGCAACGTCAAGTTTGCGCTGGACACAGGCCCAGACGCCACAAGCAACAGCTGGCTAAAATACGTCCGCTCTGCCGCGTCATTTGAGGAGCAGAACCTCACTGCCTGTCACCTCACCGGAGACCAG ATTTATTATAAAGCTGTGCGGGACATTGAAGCAGGGGAGGAGCTTTTAGTGTATATGAAGGACGGTATTTTCCCCGAGGGATCCATGGCACCCAACCTACAAG acGAGCAGATGTACCGCTGTGAAGACTGTGATGAGCTGTTCTCCTCAACGCTTGAGCTACGGCGGCACCAGAAGTATTCGTGCTCCAGTGCCGGCTCTATCTTTGACCCACTGAGAGAGGACTTCAAGCAGGAGCGTGAGGACAGCGATGAGCCCGTCCACGAGTGTAAAGACTGTGAGAAGATCTTCCCAAACGAGTACAG TCTGGGCCAACACATGATAGTCCATACAGAGGAGAGGGAATACAAGTGTGACCAGTGCCCCAAAGCCTTCAACTGGAAGTCCAACCTCATCCGCCACCAGATGTCACATGACAGTGGCAAGCGCTTTGAGTGTGAAAACTGTGATAAGGTACAGCATACCCAGCAC GTGTTCACAGATCCCAGCAACCTTCAGCGCCACATCCGCTCCCAACACGTGGGGGCACGTGCTCACACATGTCCTGAGTGTGGCAAGACATTTGCCACCTCATCAGGCCTCAAGCAGCATAAGCACATCCACAGCAGTGTCAAACCCTTTATCT GCCCTGATGGGCTGCGTCTTTTTGCTCCCCCAGGCGAGGTGTGCCACAAATCCTACACCCAGTTCTCCAACCTCTGCCGACACAAGCGTATGCATGCTGACTGCCGCACCCAGATCAAGTGTAAGGACTGTGGGCAGTTGTTCAGCACTACCTCCTCCCTCAACAAGCACCGCCGCTTCTGTGAGGGCAAAAACCATTATGGCTCTCCTGCAGGGATGTTCAACCCTGGCATCCCCATGAGCTCCAGCCCCATCTTGGCCAAGGCCAAGTCCCATCATCCCCACCTTCCAGGTCTAAACCAGTCAGGTTTAGGATTCACTGACTACTTTCCCTCCCGACCTCACCCTCATGCTGGCTTGCCCTTCTCCCCAGGACCCCATGGTTTCCCATCCCTCCCACATGGTTTCCCAGGTATCTTCCCCCCATCACTGTATCCACGACCACCTTTATTGCCGGCCAGTCCATTGATAAAGAGTCCGCTAGGCGGCAGCAGTCAGGAGGTGAAGCTGCCTCGGAGTCCCCTAGATGCACCTCCACTGTCCCTGGTTAGCTCGACAAACAGCAATGGAGGTAACGGTTTGAGTCAGGtggaagacaaagagaaagagaacaaactGGATTTGTCTTGTAGTGGAGAAGCAAAGCCAAAATCCAAAATGGCAGACATGTCTGATGGAAGTGATCTTGAAGACATTAATACCACAAGTGGGACAGATTTAGACACCACCACTGGAACTGCTTCAGGTGATGGTTCTGACCTGGAGAGCGATGGAGAGAGTGAACGAGAGCGAAGTGGTAAAAGAAGGAAACCATCTGGGGCCATTTCAAGTCAAGAAGGCCACCAGTTAGAAGACACGAACAGTGCGTTGATAGCAGCCGTGTCTAGTTCGGGGAACCTCACCATTGATCGTCCATTTATCTCTTCTGCAACATCCCAGCActccttcttccctccaccTGATGAGCAAGCCctcccacccaccaccacaaatGCCAATGCAGCCACCACAGATTCCATCAAAGCTATCGCTTCTATTGCAGAGAAATATTTTGGTCCAGGTTTGATTGGTCTTCATCAGGAGAAGAAAATGGGTCCATTGCCCTACCATTCCATGTTTCCCTTCCAGTTCTTGCCAAACTTCCACAACTCCCTCTATCCCTTCAGCGCTGATCGAGGCGCCCTCAATCCTAGCATGTTCTTTAAGGCAGAGCCCAAGTCACCTCGGGAGCAGCTGCACAAGATAGTTTCAGGTGCCCCAGGGGCTCCTGTTTCCACAGCAGAGTCACCATTTGATCTCACCACAAAACCCAAGGAGACCAAGTTAGCTCTTCCCACCCCAACAAATCCCTCAAACCCCAACAGTAGTACTGGGAGCAGTAGTGGACCTTTAGCAATATCTAGCGGTGAGGAGCAGCCATTGGACCTCAGCATTGGCAGCCGTAGCCGAGGTGGTCATAATGGTGTGGCAGCTGAGCCACAAAATCGAAAGAACAACATCTATGGAGTTGGAAAGGGGGTCTCCATCAAGGACGAAACCCCAGCTGGGTTTCCACAGCCCCACTCCCAGTCATTGCACCAATCCTCCATCCCCCAGCACCAGCAGCCCCAGGCACAGCCACACCAGCCACCACCCCTGCACTATGCCAAGCCCTCAGCATTCTTCATGGACCCCATATACAG CAGGGTGGAGAAGAGGAAGCTACTTGACCCCGTAGGTGCTCTGAAGGAAAAGTTCCTCAGGCCCTCACCACCACTCTTTCATCCACAG atgtCAGCCATGGAGACCATGACAGAGAAGCTGGAGAGCTTTGGCGCTCTAAAACTTGACCCGCCGCCCAATTCGCTGCAACACTCAGCTCATCCGCTGTTCAACTTCCGCTCACCCCCACCTTCCCTCTCAGACGCCATCCTCCGCAAGGGCAAGGAGCGCTACGCCTGCAG GTACTGTGGGAAAATCTTCCCTCGTTCGGCAAACCTCACCAGACACTTGCGGACTCACACGGGGGAACAACCCTACAG GTGTAAATACTGTGACCGCTCATTCAGCATCTCATCCAATCTTCAACGCCACGTTCGCAACATCCATAACAAGGAGAAACCCTTCAAGTGTCACTTGTGCAACCGCTGCTTTGGTCAGCAAACCAACCTCGACCGCCATCTCAAGAAGCACGAGCATGAGAACATTCCTG TGAGCCAACAGTCCGGGATGCTTTCCAACCTAGGAACCACCATCTCCTCGCCAAACTCCGAGCCAGACAATCATGCACTTTTAGATGAGAAGGAGGACTCGTACTTCTCAGAAATCCGCAACTTCATTTCAAACAGTGAGATGAACCAGGCCTCCAGCTCCATGGAtaagag ATCAGACCAGGCGGAGGAGGAGCGCCCACCAAGCCACAGTTTGTCCAACTCCAAGCTAGGGCTCCAGgggctggaggaagaggaagaggaagtggaaggcgatgatgaggaggaggaggaaggcagcCTGACAGAGAAGTCTCATGATGAGGCGCCTGAGTCCCCGTCTCCCGTCACAACAGGAGTGTAtgaagaggacgaggaagaggaggagacagagacagctcCATTGGCTATGAGCTATGAACACACTCGCAG GTGTATAGAGGAGGAGGGCTCTCTTTTGGACTTGGAGGGCCTGCCCAGCTTTCCCAAGAGCCTGGATGGGTTACGTAAAGCAGCCAGTGACGAGCAACCTTTTGACGTTAAAGACATATTTAACACTTCACTAGAGTCGGAGGCACTGAAAGAGACATTGTACAGGCAGGCTAAAACCCAG GCTTATGCAATGATGCTGTCTCTCTCGGAGAACAACCCTTTGCACGCGCCCTCCCAGAACTCTCTGGACGCTTGGCTGAGCATGGGAGGCGGACCGTCTGAGACGAGCAGCTTTCACCCGCTCAACCACATCtag
- the prdm16 gene encoding histone-lysine N-methyltransferase PRDM16 isoform X3, giving the protein MGNVKFALDTGPDATSNSWLKYVRSAASFEEQNLTACHLTGDQIYYKAVRDIEAGEELLVYMKDGIFPEGSMAPNLQDEQMYRCEDCDELFSSTLELRRHQKYSCSSAGSIFDPLREDFKQEREDSDEPVHECKDCEKIFPNEYSLGQHMIVHTEEREYKCDQCPKAFNWKSNLIRHQMSHDSGKRFECENCDKVFTDPSNLQRHIRSQHVGARAHTCPECGKTFATSSGLKQHKHIHSSVKPFICPDGLRLFAPPGEVCHKSYTQFSNLCRHKRMHADCRTQIKCKDCGQLFSTTSSLNKHRRFCEGKNHYGSPAGMFNPGIPMSSSPILAKAKSHHPHLPGLNQSGLGFTDYFPSRPHPHAGLPFSPGPHGFPSLPHGFPGIFPPSLYPRPPLLPASPLIKSPLGGSSQEVKLPRSPLDAPPLSLVSSTNSNGGNGLSQVEDKEKENKLDLSCSGEAKPKSKMADMSDGSDLEDINTTSGTDLDTTTGTASGDGSDLESDGESERERSGKRRKPSGAISSQEGHQLEDTNSALIAAVSSSGNLTIDRPFISSATSQHSFFPPPDEQALPPTTTNANAATTDSIKAIASIAEKYFGPGLIGLHQEKKMGPLPYHSMFPFQFLPNFHNSLYPFSADRGALNPSMFFKAEPKSPREQLHKIVSGAPGAPVSTAESPFDLTTKPKETKLALPTPTNPSNPNSSTGSSSGPLAISSGEEQPLDLSIGSRSRGGHNGVAAEPQNRKNNIYGVGKGVSIKDETPAGFPQPHSQSLHQSSIPQHQQPQAQPHQPPPLHYAKPSAFFMDPIYSRVEKRKLLDPVGALKEKFLRPSPPLFHPQMSAMETMTEKLESFGALKLDPPPNSLQHSAHPLFNFRSPPPSLSDAILRKGKERYACRYCGKIFPRSANLTRHLRTHTGEQPYRCKYCDRSFSISSNLQRHVRNIHNKEKPFKCHLCNRCFGQQTNLDRHLKKHEHENIPVSQQSGMLSNLGTTISSPNSEPDNHALLDEKEDSYFSEIRNFISNSEMNQASSSMDKRSDQAEEERPPSHSLSNSKLGLQGLEEEEEEVEGDDEEEEEGSLTEKSHDEAPESPSPVTTGVYEEDEEEEETETAPLAMSYEHTRRCIEEEGSLLDLEGLPSFPKSLDGLRKAASDEQPFDVKDIFNTSLESEALKETLYRQAKTQAYAMMLSLSENNPLHAPSQNSLDAWLSMGGGPSETSSFHPLNHI; this is encoded by the exons ATGGGCAACGTCAAGTTTGCGCTGGACACAGGCCCAGACGCCACAAGCAACAGCTGGCTAAAATACGTCCGCTCTGCCGCGTCATTTGAGGAGCAGAACCTCACTGCCTGTCACCTCACCGGAGACCAG ATTTATTATAAAGCTGTGCGGGACATTGAAGCAGGGGAGGAGCTTTTAGTGTATATGAAGGACGGTATTTTCCCCGAGGGATCCATGGCACCCAACCTACAAG acGAGCAGATGTACCGCTGTGAAGACTGTGATGAGCTGTTCTCCTCAACGCTTGAGCTACGGCGGCACCAGAAGTATTCGTGCTCCAGTGCCGGCTCTATCTTTGACCCACTGAGAGAGGACTTCAAGCAGGAGCGTGAGGACAGCGATGAGCCCGTCCACGAGTGTAAAGACTGTGAGAAGATCTTCCCAAACGAGTACAG TCTGGGCCAACACATGATAGTCCATACAGAGGAGAGGGAATACAAGTGTGACCAGTGCCCCAAAGCCTTCAACTGGAAGTCCAACCTCATCCGCCACCAGATGTCACATGACAGTGGCAAGCGCTTTGAGTGTGAAAACTGTGATAAG GTGTTCACAGATCCCAGCAACCTTCAGCGCCACATCCGCTCCCAACACGTGGGGGCACGTGCTCACACATGTCCTGAGTGTGGCAAGACATTTGCCACCTCATCAGGCCTCAAGCAGCATAAGCACATCCACAGCAGTGTCAAACCCTTTATCT GCCCTGATGGGCTGCGTCTTTTTGCTCCCCCAGGCGAGGTGTGCCACAAATCCTACACCCAGTTCTCCAACCTCTGCCGACACAAGCGTATGCATGCTGACTGCCGCACCCAGATCAAGTGTAAGGACTGTGGGCAGTTGTTCAGCACTACCTCCTCCCTCAACAAGCACCGCCGCTTCTGTGAGGGCAAAAACCATTATGGCTCTCCTGCAGGGATGTTCAACCCTGGCATCCCCATGAGCTCCAGCCCCATCTTGGCCAAGGCCAAGTCCCATCATCCCCACCTTCCAGGTCTAAACCAGTCAGGTTTAGGATTCACTGACTACTTTCCCTCCCGACCTCACCCTCATGCTGGCTTGCCCTTCTCCCCAGGACCCCATGGTTTCCCATCCCTCCCACATGGTTTCCCAGGTATCTTCCCCCCATCACTGTATCCACGACCACCTTTATTGCCGGCCAGTCCATTGATAAAGAGTCCGCTAGGCGGCAGCAGTCAGGAGGTGAAGCTGCCTCGGAGTCCCCTAGATGCACCTCCACTGTCCCTGGTTAGCTCGACAAACAGCAATGGAGGTAACGGTTTGAGTCAGGtggaagacaaagagaaagagaacaaactGGATTTGTCTTGTAGTGGAGAAGCAAAGCCAAAATCCAAAATGGCAGACATGTCTGATGGAAGTGATCTTGAAGACATTAATACCACAAGTGGGACAGATTTAGACACCACCACTGGAACTGCTTCAGGTGATGGTTCTGACCTGGAGAGCGATGGAGAGAGTGAACGAGAGCGAAGTGGTAAAAGAAGGAAACCATCTGGGGCCATTTCAAGTCAAGAAGGCCACCAGTTAGAAGACACGAACAGTGCGTTGATAGCAGCCGTGTCTAGTTCGGGGAACCTCACCATTGATCGTCCATTTATCTCTTCTGCAACATCCCAGCActccttcttccctccaccTGATGAGCAAGCCctcccacccaccaccacaaatGCCAATGCAGCCACCACAGATTCCATCAAAGCTATCGCTTCTATTGCAGAGAAATATTTTGGTCCAGGTTTGATTGGTCTTCATCAGGAGAAGAAAATGGGTCCATTGCCCTACCATTCCATGTTTCCCTTCCAGTTCTTGCCAAACTTCCACAACTCCCTCTATCCCTTCAGCGCTGATCGAGGCGCCCTCAATCCTAGCATGTTCTTTAAGGCAGAGCCCAAGTCACCTCGGGAGCAGCTGCACAAGATAGTTTCAGGTGCCCCAGGGGCTCCTGTTTCCACAGCAGAGTCACCATTTGATCTCACCACAAAACCCAAGGAGACCAAGTTAGCTCTTCCCACCCCAACAAATCCCTCAAACCCCAACAGTAGTACTGGGAGCAGTAGTGGACCTTTAGCAATATCTAGCGGTGAGGAGCAGCCATTGGACCTCAGCATTGGCAGCCGTAGCCGAGGTGGTCATAATGGTGTGGCAGCTGAGCCACAAAATCGAAAGAACAACATCTATGGAGTTGGAAAGGGGGTCTCCATCAAGGACGAAACCCCAGCTGGGTTTCCACAGCCCCACTCCCAGTCATTGCACCAATCCTCCATCCCCCAGCACCAGCAGCCCCAGGCACAGCCACACCAGCCACCACCCCTGCACTATGCCAAGCCCTCAGCATTCTTCATGGACCCCATATACAG CAGGGTGGAGAAGAGGAAGCTACTTGACCCCGTAGGTGCTCTGAAGGAAAAGTTCCTCAGGCCCTCACCACCACTCTTTCATCCACAG atgtCAGCCATGGAGACCATGACAGAGAAGCTGGAGAGCTTTGGCGCTCTAAAACTTGACCCGCCGCCCAATTCGCTGCAACACTCAGCTCATCCGCTGTTCAACTTCCGCTCACCCCCACCTTCCCTCTCAGACGCCATCCTCCGCAAGGGCAAGGAGCGCTACGCCTGCAG GTACTGTGGGAAAATCTTCCCTCGTTCGGCAAACCTCACCAGACACTTGCGGACTCACACGGGGGAACAACCCTACAG GTGTAAATACTGTGACCGCTCATTCAGCATCTCATCCAATCTTCAACGCCACGTTCGCAACATCCATAACAAGGAGAAACCCTTCAAGTGTCACTTGTGCAACCGCTGCTTTGGTCAGCAAACCAACCTCGACCGCCATCTCAAGAAGCACGAGCATGAGAACATTCCTG TGAGCCAACAGTCCGGGATGCTTTCCAACCTAGGAACCACCATCTCCTCGCCAAACTCCGAGCCAGACAATCATGCACTTTTAGATGAGAAGGAGGACTCGTACTTCTCAGAAATCCGCAACTTCATTTCAAACAGTGAGATGAACCAGGCCTCCAGCTCCATGGAtaagag ATCAGACCAGGCGGAGGAGGAGCGCCCACCAAGCCACAGTTTGTCCAACTCCAAGCTAGGGCTCCAGgggctggaggaagaggaagaggaagtggaaggcgatgatgaggaggaggaggaaggcagcCTGACAGAGAAGTCTCATGATGAGGCGCCTGAGTCCCCGTCTCCCGTCACAACAGGAGTGTAtgaagaggacgaggaagaggaggagacagagacagctcCATTGGCTATGAGCTATGAACACACTCGCAG GTGTATAGAGGAGGAGGGCTCTCTTTTGGACTTGGAGGGCCTGCCCAGCTTTCCCAAGAGCCTGGATGGGTTACGTAAAGCAGCCAGTGACGAGCAACCTTTTGACGTTAAAGACATATTTAACACTTCACTAGAGTCGGAGGCACTGAAAGAGACATTGTACAGGCAGGCTAAAACCCAG GCTTATGCAATGATGCTGTCTCTCTCGGAGAACAACCCTTTGCACGCGCCCTCCCAGAACTCTCTGGACGCTTGGCTGAGCATGGGAGGCGGACCGTCTGAGACGAGCAGCTTTCACCCGCTCAACCACATCtag